The window GTTGGCGCATTAAGGCTCGGCAGGATTTTGACGATCTCCTCAAGCTTCTCTTGGGCCACATTCATCTTCACACCCACAATACGATCAGCGTTAAGCGCTCCCTGCAGGAGAGTGAAAATGTTTTCGATTTTCTCGCGCTTCCAGGTATCATTCCAGGCTTCCTTGTTGGCAATGAACTGAGTGTTTGACTCCATCAACTCATAGATGATGCGCAGGCCGTGGGCACGAATAGTGCTCTCGGTCTCGGTCACCTCGACAACTGCGTCAACAAGGCCGGAAACGACTTTTGCTTCAGTAGCACCCCAACTGAACTCGATCTCTACGTTGATTCCCTTCTCTTCAAAAAAGCGGCGGGTAACATTGACCAGCTCAGTGGAAACTTTCTTGCCTTCCAGGTCCTCGAGGCTTTTAATGTCGGAATCACCGGCAACCGCGATTACCCAGCGGGTCGGTTTTCTGCTCACTTTGGAGTATACGAGGTCACCAACCAATACATACTCGGACTCATTCTCCATGGTCCAATCCTTACCGGTGATACCTGCGTCAAGCATACCGCTTTCAACATAGCGCGACATTTCCTGCGGGCGGCAGATAGAACACGCTACCTCGTCGTCATCAATTTTCGGAAAATAGTTTCTGGCTGCCGGCTTGATCAACCAGCCAGCTTTCTCAAAAAGTTCAATGGTCGCATTCTCGAGACTGCCTTTAGGAAGTCCCAGCTTTAACTGTGTCATCTTGTACGATCTCCAATTTCTACAGAAGTTAGGTTGTCTTCTGTTTATTTCTTGCCGTATACCGCTTCAGGGTCAAAAACTTTTTCCCCTTCTACTACCAAAGTATCTCCGTCGACTTTTCTGTGAAAGCATGATCGGTGACCAGTATGGCAAGCCGCCCCCCCAAGCTGTTCAACGAGAAAAATCACGGTATCTTCATCGCAGTCAACCAGAATATCATGGATAACCTGCACATGGCCGGATGATTCGCCTTTGAGCCAAAGTTTATTTCTGGAGCGGCTCCAGTAATGAGCCTTGCCGGTCTCCAGTGTTTTCTGCCAGGAAAGCTCGTTGATGTATGCGAGCATCAAAACCTCCCGGGTCTCATGATCCTGCACAATGGCTGGCAACAGACCATCTGCAGATTTTTCAAAGTTCAACATAACGTTCTCATCCTTTTGAAAATCAATCTGACTTTACAGACAGGGGCAGCGGACAAACAGTTCTCTACAAGAACCTGTTTAGAGCCTCTTTTTGAGTATAAGGCGATGGGCGGAAACTCCGCTTTTAGAACAGGCGATGCAATATAACCTGTCAGGATCAGGAAATCTGTCACATTACGTGGCTACAATCTCTTTGTCAAGCAATAGAAGATGTTTTTTGTAACCCAACTATAAATATTGCAAAACATACCCTCAAGCTGATAATATAAGCGGTTCGTTACTAAAGTTAACAAATCGACCTTTAGAAAACAAAACACACTACATGTCAACTGTTTAAGTTGCATTAAGGAGTTAGCAGAGAAATGAAAATTGATACAAATGATATCGTCACCCTGGCATTTATCGGAAAACTCGAAAACGGTACTGAGTTTATGAAAGTCAGTGAAGATAAACCCATACAAGTTACCATAGGTAACAGCGAACTGCCTCCAACGGTTGAAAATGCCCTGGTGGGACTCGAAGTTGGCCAGTCTCGCACTGTACGGGTTACCTCGGAAGAAGGTTTTGGACCACGGATGAAAAACCTGTTACAAACGATCAACAACAAAGAATTCATCCAGCGCATCAACCCGAAACCAGGCATGGTAATCTCGTTAAAAGTTGATCGGGATGGAGAGGAACATCAGGTTCCAGCTACTGTGATGGAAGTCAATGAAGGTTCTGTAGTTGTTGACTACAATCACCCACTTGCAGGCCACAACCTGACCTATGAGGTTTCGATCCTCAACATCCAGAAACCTGCCTGATCACAAACACCACAATTGAAATAGAAAGGCCCATACTTTCTGAAGTGCGGGCCTTTCTATTCTACAGCGCAACAAATCTCATAAATTACCGGTCACATAGGCTGGGCATCCGGCTCTTCAATCGTCTGCTGTGGATCTCGTAAGGTTGCGGTCCTAATCGGCGACAGTTTCTTTGGAGTAGGGGCTTTAACCGTGGTTTTCACCATTGGAACTTCCTCCTCGCTTCTCACCGTGACAAGTTCTCCGGCCCCCGTAACCTGATTCACAGCCCCCTCTGCTGCGTTCTCCGCAATAGCCTCTTTATTGGTATCAGGCCTCTGCTCATCAAGCAAGGCACCTACGACATAAGCCCCATCCAATGACCTCGCGCCTAACATAGCTCCTCGGAGGTCTGCTTTCGCCAGGTCTGCGCCAACCATGACTGCCCCCTCAAGCAAAGTATCTCGTAAATCTGCACCAGCAAGATTCACCAAATACATTTTGGCATTACGTAAATCTGCACCTTGCAATTCAGCCCCCCTGAGATCCAGTTTGTTCAAATTCAGGCCGCTGAGGTTGCAATCAGGACAGCTATTTGTCTTTTCCAGCCTCAGCAAGTTAGTATTTTTAACAACCGCATCCTCTTGATTGTTTGCACTGACACTATCGACACAAACGGCCATGGTACAGGCGACACCAACGAAGATACAACAGAATACCCCTGTCAACCTGGTCATAGTCCCTCACTTATGATTATATTTCTTTTTAAGGGTAAAGGCCCTTTTCTCATTTCTAGTTACACCTGAAACTCAGCTTCACCAGGTAATCCGTGAGGAGCTGGAGTTAACAGCATAAAGCTTAAGAAGTATTCCGAACAGCTCGACACAGAATATTGATTCCGGGAGGGAGCACTTGCCAATCTGCCACGCCTCAGTCCGCTCCCCTCACCTTTTCACGCTGAAGATAAGCAGGGATTAGATTCTCTTTAGTCTGTTTTCGTTCTTTCAGACAAGGTGGAGTTTTGCTTGAAAACGCATCACCATGATCGCCCCTTTTTTTCTATTTTGACCTTGTTTACTGTGCCATTTCAAACAACATCTTTCAAGAAAAGAGACGTTCACTACCACAAACACGCATTTCATTACAACCACTCAAGTCATCAAAGTAAAAATATCCGACGTAAGCAGTCGCACACAACCAGATCTGCAATCAGGCTACCCTCTTGTTCTTCGCCACTCCCAGGGAGGGGTCGGCTCCTTGTCGCGCCAGAGCCCTTTTCTTTTCGCTCTGGCTTGCCGTTCCAGGCGATTCCATTCCCTACAGACTGATTCTCTGCAATAATAATCGTATACCCATGCAGCGCCCTGCCGAACCAGTTCCCTATTAACGCAGACAGAATCACTATAGGCAATCGCCAAAATCCTGTTATAGCTATCCCGTCCCTTTACCTCAATCGTGATGTCATTTGCCAGCAAATTCGTAGTTCTTTTTTTAGCTGTTCCGGCATGCGGCTGATCATATTCAGGACAATCAATCCCCCACAAACGTATTTCCTTTCTACCACCTGCCGTCCGAACCACAATTGAGTCGCCATCTATTACTTTTATAACTTCACCTTGCAATATTTCTGATGCAAATAGACATGAGGAAGCCGGTAGAAAAAAACCGATTACAATAATAAGAGTCTGGAATATTGCTTTCATAAATACGTACCCTTCCACCGTCTCAAAATTTATTCTGAACTATTTGCTTACCTCAAGGAGGATAAACCCCTTGTTCCTATATCAGGCAACAGCAAAAAAC of the Desulfosediminicola ganghwensis genome contains:
- a CDS encoding pentapeptide repeat-containing protein — encoded protein: MTRLTGVFCCIFVGVACTMAVCVDSVSANNQEDAVVKNTNLLRLEKTNSCPDCNLSGLNLNKLDLRGAELQGADLRNAKMYLVNLAGADLRDTLLEGAVMVGADLAKADLRGAMLGARSLDGAYVVGALLDEQRPDTNKEAIAENAAEGAVNQVTGAGELVTVRSEEEVPMVKTTVKAPTPKKLSPIRTATLRDPQQTIEEPDAQPM
- the hisI gene encoding phosphoribosyl-AMP cyclohydrolase; protein product: MDFQKDENVMLNFEKSADGLLPAIVQDHETREVLMLAYINELSWQKTLETGKAHYWSRSRNKLWLKGESSGHVQVIHDILVDCDEDTVIFLVEQLGGAACHTGHRSCFHRKVDGDTLVVEGEKVFDPEAVYGKK
- a CDS encoding thermonuclease family protein codes for the protein MKAIFQTLIIVIGFFLPASSCLFASEILQGEVIKVIDGDSIVVRTAGGRKEIRLWGIDCPEYDQPHAGTAKKRTTNLLANDITIEVKGRDSYNRILAIAYSDSVCVNRELVRQGAAWVYDYYCRESVCREWNRLERQARAKRKGLWRDKEPTPPWEWRRTRG
- a CDS encoding FKBP-type peptidyl-prolyl cis-trans isomerase → MKIDTNDIVTLAFIGKLENGTEFMKVSEDKPIQVTIGNSELPPTVENALVGLEVGQSRTVRVTSEEGFGPRMKNLLQTINNKEFIQRINPKPGMVISLKVDRDGEEHQVPATVMEVNEGSVVVDYNHPLAGHNLTYEVSILNIQKPA
- the hisG gene encoding ATP phosphoribosyltransferase is translated as MTQLKLGLPKGSLENATIELFEKAGWLIKPAARNYFPKIDDDEVACSICRPQEMSRYVESGMLDAGITGKDWTMENESEYVLVGDLVYSKVSRKPTRWVIAVAGDSDIKSLEDLEGKKVSTELVNVTRRFFEEKGINVEIEFSWGATEAKVVSGLVDAVVEVTETESTIRAHGLRIIYELMESNTQFIANKEAWNDTWKREKIENIFTLLQGALNADRIVGVKMNVAQEKLEEIVKILPSLNAPTIANLYNTDWFSVETVVSEDVVRDLIPALIKKGAEGIIEYPLNKVI